The following are from one region of the Bacillus methanolicus MGA3 genome:
- a CDS encoding FAD/NAD(P)-binding protein: MKEAITSIAIVGGGAAGISLFNYLTMKINYNGCNGNNVNITIYEKKPYVGPGIAYQDDYDFLLLNRHSKQMSIIFEEPDHFWNWYKSRYKLRFEQEEFLPRSVFGEYLKNVFEESVERAIKKNITVCVKFSEVVHLRKERNYVLMTHDGEIQEFDLVLLCLGNTRLNDHYHLNGQPQFIYDPYPLKQTVSLIPKNAYIAILGSSLTAVDICLALKENGHNGKIDMLSRKGELPSVRGESKPHKLKYLTQDSLNQILLKRNGQIKLKDITKLIKKEFEEIGLEWKSILAPKSHHSNAKKKLEEEIKNILHQSAWQSVLMSTNEIIEEYWHYLNDKDKSIYLNKYDRIFMSRRNPMPLVNATKILDLMNKGQLSMRSDVVYIDYLKDHTFYVQFNDGKYINYDWIINATGPSKHLSGPCKSGLIGSLISNGYATINNYGGLKTDFDTGALINKTGQPDTNLRALGHITCGTYYFTSSMEMIAKHAKQISEDISNLIHQSIREEKEFVSILRNHKNEK; the protein is encoded by the coding sequence ATGAAGGAAGCAATCACATCTATCGCAATTGTTGGAGGTGGTGCTGCAGGCATTTCCTTATTTAATTATCTTACAATGAAGATTAATTATAACGGATGTAATGGTAATAATGTAAATATTACCATTTACGAAAAAAAACCTTATGTTGGTCCGGGGATTGCCTATCAAGATGATTATGATTTTCTATTATTAAATAGGCATTCAAAGCAAATGTCTATTATCTTTGAAGAGCCTGATCACTTTTGGAATTGGTATAAAAGCCGATACAAATTAAGATTTGAACAGGAGGAATTCTTACCAAGAAGCGTATTCGGTGAATATTTAAAAAATGTTTTTGAGGAAAGTGTAGAGAGAGCTATCAAGAAAAATATAACAGTTTGTGTTAAATTCAGTGAGGTAGTACATTTAAGGAAAGAAAGAAATTATGTTCTTATGACGCATGACGGTGAAATTCAAGAATTTGATCTAGTGTTGTTATGTTTAGGTAATACCAGATTAAATGATCATTATCACTTAAATGGACAGCCACAGTTCATATATGACCCTTACCCACTTAAACAAACAGTATCTTTAATTCCTAAAAATGCTTATATTGCTATATTAGGTTCCAGTTTAACTGCTGTTGATATTTGTTTAGCTCTTAAGGAAAATGGACATAACGGAAAAATAGACATGCTATCTAGAAAAGGAGAACTTCCTTCTGTAAGAGGAGAATCTAAGCCACATAAACTTAAATATTTGACTCAAGATTCACTGAACCAAATCCTTCTAAAAAGAAATGGCCAAATTAAGTTAAAAGATATTACTAAACTAATTAAGAAAGAGTTTGAGGAAATTGGTCTGGAATGGAAATCAATATTAGCCCCTAAATCACATCATTCAAATGCTAAAAAGAAATTAGAAGAAGAAATAAAGAATATTTTACACCAGAGTGCTTGGCAATCCGTGTTAATGTCTACAAATGAAATAATTGAAGAATATTGGCATTATTTGAATGATAAGGATAAAAGCATTTATTTAAATAAATACGATCGAATTTTCATGAGCAGAAGAAATCCAATGCCTTTAGTAAATGCAACTAAGATTTTAGATTTAATGAATAAAGGTCAACTTTCCATGAGAAGTGATGTTGTATATATTGACTACCTCAAGGATCATACATTCTATGTGCAATTTAATGATGGAAAATACATAAACTATGATTGGATTATCAATGCAACTGGTCCGTCTAAACATCTTTCTGGTCCTTGTAAAAGTGGATTAATTGGTTCACTAATTAGCAATGGATATGCCACTATTAATAATTATGGAGGATTAAAAACCGATTTTGATACTGGAGCTTTAATCAATAAAACTGGTCAACCTGATACAAACCTAAGAGCTTTAGGACATATTACTTGCGGAACTTATTACTTTACAAGCTCAATGGAAATGATTGCAAAGCATGCTAAACAAATATCAGAAGATATTTCCAATTTAATTCATCAATCTATACGAGAAGAAAAAGAATTTGTATCTATCTTAAGGAATCATAAAAATGAAAAATAA